Proteins co-encoded in one Acinetobacter lwoffii genomic window:
- a CDS encoding fatty acid desaturase family protein encodes MNMPVKLQYFKNPKNRELTQFELDELARELDAIKQEVLDDLGEKDAKYIRRVYSTIRYSSIAGRALLFAGWFPPAWLLGTGLLGFAKIMENMELGHNVMHGQYDWMNDPKLNGQTYEWDIVGTSDNWRQTHNFKHHTYTNIKGMDDDIGYGLLRLFPEQRWKPGYLLQPIYAVPFCLLFQWGVAIQNLELGKYFKGRKSKEQTKEEWRPMQSKIGKQLFKDYVFFPLIAGPAALPVLTGNMVANGLRNIWTFSIIFCGHFTKDVEVFPKSVLQNESRGHWYMRQIRGSSNLTGSEAFHILTGHLSHQIEHHLYPDVPARRYRQMAPKVQAVCEKYGLNYNNASLVKQYGSVIKRIVKYAFPFKK; translated from the coding sequence ATGAATATGCCAGTAAAATTACAGTATTTTAAAAATCCTAAAAACCGTGAATTAACCCAGTTTGAACTTGATGAACTTGCACGTGAACTTGATGCGATTAAGCAAGAAGTGTTAGATGATCTAGGTGAGAAAGACGCCAAATATATCCGCCGTGTCTATTCAACTATTCGTTATTCGTCGATTGCCGGTCGCGCCTTATTGTTTGCAGGCTGGTTCCCGCCAGCATGGTTATTGGGTACAGGCTTATTAGGCTTTGCCAAAATTATGGAAAATATGGAACTGGGTCATAATGTCATGCATGGTCAGTATGACTGGATGAATGATCCTAAACTCAATGGTCAGACCTATGAATGGGATATCGTAGGGACTTCAGACAACTGGCGTCAAACCCATAACTTCAAGCATCATACTTATACCAATATTAAGGGTATGGATGATGATATCGGTTATGGTCTATTACGCTTGTTCCCGGAACAGCGCTGGAAACCGGGTTATTTATTGCAACCGATTTATGCAGTGCCATTCTGTTTATTGTTCCAGTGGGGCGTTGCGATTCAGAATCTTGAATTGGGTAAATACTTCAAAGGTCGCAAAAGCAAAGAGCAGACCAAAGAAGAATGGCGTCCAATGCAGAGCAAAATCGGTAAACAGCTGTTTAAAGATTATGTATTCTTTCCACTCATCGCAGGTCCTGCGGCTTTACCGGTTTTGACTGGCAATATGGTGGCCAATGGTCTGCGTAATATCTGGACCTTTAGTATTATTTTCTGTGGTCACTTTACCAAAGATGTGGAAGTATTCCCGAAATCGGTGCTGCAAAATGAAAGTCGTGGTCACTGGTATATGCGTCAGATCCGTGGTTCATCCAACCTGACTGGTTCTGAAGCATTTCATATCTTGACGGGTCATTTAAGTCATCAGATTGAACATCATCTGTATCCTGATGTACCTGCACGCCGCTATCGTCAAATGGCGCCAAAAGTTCAGGCGGTTTGTGAAAAATATGGTTTGAACTACAACAATGCTAGTCTAGTTAAGCAGTACGGTAGCGTGATTAAACGTATTGTGAAATATGCATTTCCATTTAAGAAGTAA
- a CDS encoding DUF1615 family protein, giving the protein MNKTFASCFSFKSLSVLALSLGLAGCGNGSWWSKDDEPTLEVEHIRKAIPNRVNQRESWAQDIYDITEQLGIPQTKENVCTIVAVVDQESNFVADPTVPGLGEKAVKEVQGRLDEKFKDKLGQAIGGTVAGYFQEVLKNHPSPEDNYLSQMRRVKTERELDELYREIFDYMSKHYHVSALTGAAKLVGQNIGEKMNPITTLGSMQVHISYAKEHKRQGGNIAELRTDLYSQYGGLYYGIHRLMMYPADYDKPIYRFADYNSGMYSSRNAAFQSMLNDLTEAELDLDGDLLLYTKDGAIRSQKSQSERELISVFAKNNFIITERQIRADLKKEKDKDFEDTMTYRGVSKLYQEKTGKDPIYAIMPEVVISGPKLSRDYNTNWFATRVDGRYQTCMRKIKNLKL; this is encoded by the coding sequence ATGAATAAAACTTTCGCTTCTTGTTTTTCTTTTAAGTCATTGTCTGTACTTGCACTTTCTCTGGGTCTTGCCGGCTGTGGCAATGGTTCATGGTGGTCAAAAGATGATGAACCGACACTTGAAGTTGAACATATTCGCAAAGCTATTCCAAACCGTGTCAACCAACGTGAGTCTTGGGCACAAGATATTTACGACATTACTGAACAGCTTGGCATTCCTCAAACCAAGGAAAATGTTTGTACGATTGTGGCAGTGGTTGATCAGGAATCTAACTTTGTTGCAGATCCTACTGTTCCGGGTTTGGGTGAAAAGGCGGTTAAGGAAGTCCAAGGCCGTCTCGACGAAAAATTCAAAGATAAACTCGGTCAAGCAATTGGTGGCACAGTTGCAGGATATTTCCAGGAAGTTCTCAAGAACCATCCAAGTCCTGAAGACAACTACTTGAGCCAGATGCGCCGGGTTAAAACGGAACGTGAACTCGACGAATTATATCGTGAAATATTTGACTATATGTCGAAACACTATCATGTTAGCGCCCTGACTGGTGCTGCCAAACTAGTCGGCCAGAATATTGGCGAGAAAATGAATCCAATTACCACCTTGGGCTCAATGCAAGTGCATATCAGCTATGCGAAAGAACATAAACGCCAAGGCGGCAATATCGCAGAGTTACGTACTGATCTCTACAGTCAATATGGCGGTCTGTATTATGGGATTCATCGCCTGATGATGTATCCGGCAGATTATGACAAGCCGATTTACCGTTTTGCGGACTATAATTCCGGTATGTATTCCAGTCGAAATGCTGCTTTCCAGAGCATGTTGAATGATTTAACTGAAGCCGAACTCGATCTGGATGGCGATTTATTACTCTACACCAAAGATGGCGCGATCCGTTCGCAGAAGAGTCAATCTGAGCGTGAGTTAATCAGTGTTTTTGCCAAAAATAATTTTATTATTACTGAACGTCAAATCCGAGCTGATTTAAAGAAAGAAAAAGACAAAGACTTTGAAGATACGATGACTTATCGTGGTGTCAGCAAGCTCTATCAGGAAAAAACCGGTAAAGACCCTATTTATGCGATCATGCCTGAAGTGGTTATTTCCGGACCAAAATTAAGTCGTGATTATAATACTAACTGGTTTGCTACCCGCGTCGATGGTCGATATCAAACATGCATGCGCAAAATCAAAAATCTAAAACTCTAG
- a CDS encoding HAD family hydrolase yields MHAQNQKSKTLALFDFDGTLYLHDSFTGFIFHALRKRHIVKRGMQILPWIQAYYLNFYPAHRMRPKLYASMFKNSDAEEILQLAQDYAQQLIFKLNPKLLEQLKQHQQLGHEVVLVSASLDLYLKPVCSYLNIDLICSEVEIKAGKMTGFYQTPDCSNQQKKSRILEKYKLQDYAEIYAYGNSEEDEEMLSLAHQRYLEGHDKQLPKINISAHSMPY; encoded by the coding sequence ATGCATGCGCAAAATCAAAAATCTAAAACTCTAGCCTTATTTGATTTTGATGGAACCCTGTATCTACATGATAGCTTTACCGGGTTCATTTTCCATGCCTTAAGAAAACGGCATATTGTGAAACGCGGCATGCAAATTTTGCCATGGATACAGGCCTATTATTTAAATTTCTATCCGGCACACCGCATGCGACCCAAATTGTATGCCAGCATGTTTAAAAACAGTGATGCAGAGGAAATTCTGCAATTAGCTCAGGATTATGCACAACAACTAATATTCAAGTTGAATCCGAAATTATTAGAACAACTTAAACAGCATCAACAATTAGGACATGAAGTCGTGCTGGTATCAGCCTCATTGGATTTGTATCTTAAACCGGTGTGCAGTTATTTAAATATCGATTTAATCTGTAGCGAAGTTGAAATCAAAGCTGGGAAAATGACAGGGTTTTATCAAACTCCTGACTGTAGTAATCAGCAAAAGAAATCCAGAATTTTAGAAAAATATAAACTGCAAGATTATGCGGAAATTTATGCTTATGGGAATAGTGAGGAGGATGAAGAAATGTTGAGTCTAGCGCATCAACGTTATCTCGAAGGGCATGATAAACAGCTTCCAAAAATTAATATTTCAGCTCATTCGATGCCATATTAG